From a region of the Oncorhynchus masou masou isolate Uvic2021 unplaced genomic scaffold, UVic_Omas_1.1 unplaced_scaffold_8873, whole genome shotgun sequence genome:
- the LOC135538010 gene encoding uncharacterized protein LOC135538010, which yields MSRPPPPLSYYSPQLSMSRPPPPLSYYSPPLSMSSPPPPTVPLQSPTHTVLVQLPTLTVLVSDPHPHCPSPAPHPHCPSPAPHPHCPCLDPHPHCPSPDPHPRCHV from the coding sequence ATGTCTAGACCCCCACCCCCACTGTCCTACTACAGTCCCCAACTGTCCATGTCTAGACCCCCACCCCCACTGTCCTACTACAGTCCCCCACTGTCCATGTccagccccccaccccccactgTCCCACTACAGTCCCCCACCCACACTGTCCTAGTCCAGCTCCCCACCCTCACTGTCCTAGTCTCAGACCCCCACCCCCACTGTCCTAGTCCAGCCCCCCACCCTCACTGTCCTAGTCCAGCCCCCCACCCTCACTGTCCATGTCTAGACCCCCACCCTCACTGTCCTAGTCCAGACCCCCACCCCCGCTGCCATGTCTAG